A window of the Salvelinus fontinalis isolate EN_2023a chromosome 26, ASM2944872v1, whole genome shotgun sequence genome harbors these coding sequences:
- the LOC129824324 gene encoding receptor-type tyrosine-protein phosphatase S-like, producing the protein MPEYPPRGYPQILESINVTCCSLQFCWLPPVPSERNGVITEYTVAYREEGGLDPMGIDPLGPPRQITLPASESSYTILGLNHSTGYEVQMCAHTSVGPGPFSPPLLYRTLTFETGRAGLGPVHRAQEKPPYSL; encoded by the coding sequence ATGCCCGAGTACCCACCCAGGGGGTACCCCCAAATCTTGGAATCCATTAATGTCACCTGCTGTTCACTCCAGTTCTGCTGGCTACCCCCTGTGCCAAGCGAGCGAAATGGCGTGATCACTGAATACACAGTAGCTTACCGGGAAGAGGGGGGTCTTGACCCTATGGGCATTGACCCTCTTGGCCCTCCTCGCCAGATCACGCTCCCAGCCAGTGAGTCCAGCTACACCATCCTGGGCCTGAACCACAGCACTGGGTACGAGGTGCAGATGTGTGCTCACACCAGCGTAGGTCCCGGCCCCTTCAGTCCCCCGCTGCTGTATCGCACACTGACTTTCGAGACAGGTAGGGCTGGCCTGGGGCCTGTGCACAGGGCTCAGGAGAAACCCCCCTATTCACTCTAA